One window from the genome of Saccharicrinis carchari encodes:
- a CDS encoding efflux RND transporter periplasmic adaptor subunit — translation MKKNSSFPHSLYTLLLAAIFLSGCGSKDKQEDEQLKPVKYARVEMTGGIQERTFIGVSQSGSEAKLSFRTSGLILAMGVRAGDEVKKGQLIASIDAKDTQIAYEQARAGLDNARIQLQTAASGLERAKQLYATSNASLSDYEQAKGAFSSARSNFQTAQKTLDLQGAQLRYTRIIAPANGIVTAVNAEVNEFVQAGTPVVVISSRIDDIEINVGVPEVYIAQIVQGESVSVTFRSIQNKSFEGIISEVGYSIGESLTYPVVVKLSNPSDDIRPGMPANVTFSFGDKTNKTLLTVPFKAVSEDFQGNFVFVLKAEGDHYVAKKTIVETGALFSGGFHALSGLNEGDVVAVAGVNSLYDGRKVMLLK, via the coding sequence ATGAAAAAAAATAGCTCATTTCCACATTCCCTCTATACACTTTTGCTGGCCGCAATTTTTTTGTCGGGATGCGGCAGCAAGGACAAGCAGGAGGATGAACAACTTAAACCGGTAAAATATGCCAGGGTCGAAATGACCGGGGGCATTCAGGAACGTACTTTTATTGGAGTATCGCAATCGGGCTCTGAGGCAAAACTCAGCTTTAGGACAAGCGGCCTTATACTTGCCATGGGCGTGAGGGCTGGCGACGAAGTAAAAAAAGGGCAGCTCATCGCGAGTATCGACGCTAAGGATACGCAAATTGCCTACGAGCAAGCCAGGGCGGGTTTGGATAATGCCAGGATACAATTGCAGACCGCCGCCTCGGGCCTGGAGCGGGCCAAACAGCTTTACGCCACCAGCAATGCCTCGCTAAGCGATTACGAACAGGCCAAAGGCGCATTTTCGAGTGCCCGTTCCAATTTTCAAACAGCTCAAAAGACCCTGGATCTGCAAGGGGCTCAACTCCGATACACCCGTATTATTGCACCTGCCAACGGCATTGTAACAGCGGTAAATGCTGAAGTGAACGAGTTTGTGCAGGCCGGAACCCCCGTTGTGGTCATTAGTTCGCGTATTGATGATATTGAAATTAACGTGGGGGTGCCCGAGGTGTATATTGCACAAATAGTACAGGGCGAAAGCGTTTCGGTAACTTTTAGATCCATACAAAATAAATCGTTTGAGGGCATCATCTCCGAAGTGGGGTATTCCATCGGCGAATCGCTTACCTATCCCGTTGTGGTTAAACTCTCCAATCCTTCGGACGATATTCGGCCGGGTATGCCGGCCAATGTAACTTTTAGTTTTGGCGATAAAACCAACAAAACTTTACTCACGGTTCCTTTTAAGGCCGTATCAGAGGATTTTCAGGGAAACTTTGTGTTTGTGCTCAAGGCAGAGGGCGACCATTACGTGGCCAAAAAAACCATCGTTGAAACAGGTGCTCTTTTTTCGGGCGGTTTCCATGCCCTATCCGGACTCAACGAAGGCGACGTGGTAGCCGTTGCCGGCGTAAACTCCCTGTACGACGGGCGTAAGGTGATGTTGCTAAAGTAG
- a CDS encoding efflux RND transporter permease subunit — translation MNITGVAIKKNRITYTLLFLIIALGIASYNDLPRNSMPPYTVRVATVVTAFPGASPERIEMLISDKIEKVAQEIPEVDYIASESRTGLSVVSVSLKESTPARDLQPIWDRLRRKIETIRGDFPAGIHGPTVNDEDLGVVYGIQLGLSNDGFEYTELKDYAESLRDTLIKLENSAKVEIVGVQEKPVFIRFDNARLAQLGLTSSQLRNIISSTNIIIPAGEVNYEDERLILEPSGSFESVEDIRKMLIPIGNKGGTVMLGDITEVERAYASPRQSMVKINGSEALVLSISLKDGANIVDLGSDVNEAVRQFSRNLPVGLEITRIASQDVDVQNSISDFMSNVTQSIVIVLLVMLLFLGLRTGLVVASLIPFAIVLTLLMMNQFGVGLNQVSLAALIMALGMLVDNAIVMAESMIVKMEKGEKAVDAALASSKELMIPLLISSLTTAAAFLSFFLAASVMGEIMGQLFSVITLALLSSWIMTLTIIPLLAVAFIRIKKKKQEKSSIFDRLNRHYNGLLTFSLKRPSLILITTGVLLILSLVGFTFLPFVFMPDSERNLITLDLNLPLGTHIKTTESKIAQIEDFLRDSLLVGEEGAKGVTGWSSFIGKGPKSYDLGYFPGEANSGYAHMLINTTSGDDNEMVIAALERYSFFNLPNAEVVVKKLGSGGGAATPIEVRLSGSSPGELFRIASEVKDFLHQIPQSSNVSDSWGPKIKKFFIEIDQARLSQSGLTNQDIAVSLNTVLTGYHVGEFRLEDSTIPIIMRAEGGEEMDYLQIESLNIFGQNSGKNVPLAQVATIVPQWEFAKILRRDLTRTLTVTSQLAQGATATEVMAKLRPFMKKESESWKMGYTYAYGGESEGSAKAMSAVADKLPLSMFIILFLLVLQFNSMRKTFIVVSTIPLGFIGVVGGLLITGATMSFTGFLGIISLAGIVINNAIVLIDRIQMEIEELKRQPYEAIVTAANERFRPILLTTFTTSLGLIPLWLGGGDMWKPMAIGIIFGLLFATVITLVFVPLMYKLMFKVRQPMKNAE, via the coding sequence ATGAACATTACAGGTGTAGCCATAAAAAAAAACAGGATAACCTATACGCTTCTTTTTTTAATTATCGCTCTGGGCATTGCGAGTTACAACGACTTGCCGCGCAACAGCATGCCGCCCTATACGGTGCGGGTGGCTACTGTGGTTACGGCATTTCCGGGAGCCAGTCCGGAGCGGATAGAGATGCTGATCAGCGATAAGATTGAAAAGGTGGCGCAGGAGATTCCCGAGGTGGATTACATTGCCAGCGAATCGCGTACCGGCCTCTCCGTGGTTTCGGTATCGCTTAAAGAAAGTACCCCTGCCAGGGACCTGCAGCCTATATGGGATCGTTTGCGACGAAAAATTGAAACCATCAGGGGCGATTTTCCCGCAGGCATTCACGGCCCCACGGTTAACGATGAGGATCTCGGGGTGGTCTATGGCATCCAACTGGGCCTTAGCAACGATGGCTTCGAGTACACCGAACTGAAGGATTACGCCGAAAGCTTACGCGACACCCTCATAAAGCTCGAAAACTCGGCCAAGGTAGAAATTGTTGGTGTGCAGGAGAAGCCCGTTTTCATCCGGTTCGACAATGCCAGGCTTGCCCAGCTGGGCCTGACCAGCAGCCAGCTACGCAACATTATTTCATCAACCAATATTATTATACCTGCCGGAGAAGTAAATTATGAGGACGAACGCCTGATACTGGAGCCATCGGGTAGTTTTGAGTCCGTTGAGGACATACGGAAAATGCTTATACCCATAGGCAATAAGGGCGGAACAGTTATGCTGGGGGATATCACGGAAGTGGAGCGGGCTTATGCTTCTCCACGTCAATCCATGGTTAAGATTAATGGCTCGGAGGCGCTGGTTTTGTCTATCTCGTTAAAGGACGGTGCCAATATCGTAGATTTGGGCAGTGATGTAAACGAAGCTGTGCGGCAGTTCAGCCGGAACCTGCCGGTGGGCTTAGAGATTACGCGCATAGCATCGCAAGATGTGGATGTGCAAAATAGTATCAGCGACTTTATGAGCAACGTAACGCAAAGTATTGTTATCGTGCTGCTTGTAATGCTTCTTTTCCTTGGTCTGCGCACGGGCCTTGTGGTGGCTTCTCTCATCCCCTTTGCCATTGTTCTAACCTTGCTTATGATGAACCAGTTTGGTGTGGGCCTCAACCAGGTTTCCCTGGCCGCTTTGATTATGGCGCTAGGTATGTTGGTTGACAATGCCATTGTGATGGCCGAATCGATGATAGTAAAGATGGAGAAAGGGGAAAAGGCCGTTGATGCGGCATTGGCCTCCAGCAAGGAGCTGATGATTCCCTTGCTCATATCTTCGTTGACCACCGCCGCCGCTTTCCTTTCGTTCTTCCTGGCCGCCTCTGTCATGGGCGAAATAATGGGGCAACTTTTCTCGGTCATCACCCTGGCCCTGCTATCTTCGTGGATCATGACCCTCACAATCATACCTCTATTGGCGGTGGCATTTATTCGCATAAAAAAGAAAAAACAAGAGAAGTCGTCCATTTTCGATCGGCTTAACAGGCATTATAACGGGCTGTTGACCTTCTCGTTAAAGCGGCCATCGTTAATACTGATTACTACAGGTGTCTTGTTGATCCTCTCCCTGGTGGGATTTACTTTTTTACCTTTTGTTTTTATGCCCGACAGCGAGCGTAACCTCATTACCCTGGATTTGAACCTGCCCCTGGGGACGCACATCAAAACCACCGAAAGTAAAATTGCACAGATAGAAGATTTCCTGCGCGACAGCCTACTGGTAGGCGAGGAGGGCGCTAAAGGCGTTACGGGCTGGTCGTCGTTCATCGGTAAAGGCCCAAAATCCTACGACCTGGGTTATTTTCCCGGCGAGGCCAATTCGGGTTACGCCCACATGCTCATCAACACCACATCGGGCGATGATAACGAAATGGTTATTGCCGCACTTGAGCGTTACAGTTTTTTTAACTTGCCCAATGCCGAGGTAGTAGTGAAAAAATTAGGTTCGGGCGGTGGTGCAGCTACACCCATTGAAGTTCGACTATCGGGCAGCAGCCCCGGCGAACTTTTTAGGATTGCTTCCGAAGTGAAAGATTTTTTACATCAAATACCCCAGTCAAGTAATGTGTCGGACAGTTGGGGACCAAAAATAAAAAAGTTTTTTATAGAAATAGACCAGGCGCGCCTTAGCCAGTCGGGGCTCACCAATCAGGATATTGCCGTGTCGCTCAATACGGTGCTGACGGGTTACCATGTGGGCGAATTCCGCCTGGAAGACAGCACCATACCCATTATCATGCGTGCCGAAGGAGGCGAGGAGATGGATTATCTGCAAATTGAAAGCCTGAATATTTTTGGGCAGAACAGCGGTAAAAATGTTCCGTTGGCACAGGTGGCCACTATCGTTCCGCAGTGGGAGTTTGCCAAGATACTCCGTCGCGACCTCACCCGCACCCTTACCGTCACCTCGCAACTGGCGCAAGGGGCAACGGCAACCGAGGTAATGGCAAAACTCAGACCTTTTATGAAAAAGGAGAGCGAAAGCTGGAAGATGGGCTATACCTATGCGTATGGTGGCGAATCGGAAGGAAGCGCAAAAGCCATGAGTGCCGTAGCCGACAAACTGCCCCTGTCTATGTTTATCATTTTATTTTTGCTGGTGTTGCAATTTAACTCCATGCGCAAAACATTTATCGTCGTCAGCACCATTCCCCTGGGTTTCATAGGTGTGGTGGGTGGCCTGCTTATCACCGGAGCCACCATGAGTTTTACCGGATTTCTGGGTATCATATCTCTTGCCGGCATCGTCATCAACAATGCCATTGTATTAATCGACCGAATACAAATGGAAATAGAAGAGCTAAAACGCCAACCCTATGAAGCCATCGTTACGGCGGCCAATGAGCGTTTCCGACCCATACTGCTCACCACCTTTACCACTTCGCTGGGATTGATCCCGTTATGGCTGGGGGGAGGCGATATGTGGAAGCCCATGGCCATAGGCATTATTTTTGGTTTACTGTTTGCCACCGTTATCACCCTGGTGTTTGTACCGCTTATGTATAAATTGATGTTTAAGGTGAGGCAGCCGATGAAAAATGCTGAATAA
- a CDS encoding TetR/AcrR family transcriptional regulator yields the protein MPIKVKDKDVEGRILIAAKKVFQSKGMEGARMQEIADEAGINKAMLHYYYRSKQQLFEAVFTQLFTLLTLQLNKALNDDSSLEEKIRNFTSNYISFIADHPYLPNFIIQEINRSPDFILKFRSFFPDLKKFKAQLEDVIPDEKIKSFTVEKLFVNVLSLNVFPFLAKPLLKAFLHIDENDFQQLMEQRKAEVAEIIINSIKYK from the coding sequence ATGCCGATAAAAGTGAAAGATAAAGATGTAGAAGGCCGGATTTTGATAGCTGCCAAAAAAGTGTTTCAGAGCAAGGGGATGGAGGGGGCACGGATGCAGGAAATAGCCGATGAGGCCGGCATCAATAAGGCTATGTTACATTATTATTACCGCAGCAAGCAGCAGCTTTTTGAGGCCGTTTTTACCCAATTATTTACCTTGCTGACTCTTCAGCTAAACAAGGCCTTGAACGATGATTCATCATTGGAGGAAAAAATTAGGAATTTTACCTCCAACTATATTTCATTTATTGCCGACCATCCGTATTTGCCCAATTTTATTATCCAGGAGATTAACCGAAGTCCCGATTTTATTTTAAAGTTTCGCAGCTTTTTCCCCGACCTTAAGAAATTTAAAGCCCAACTTGAAGATGTAATTCCTGATGAAAAGATAAAATCCTTCACGGTGGAGAAATTATTTGTCAATGTTCTGTCGTTGAATGTTTTTCCGTTTTTGGCAAAGCCATTGTTAAAAGCTTTTCTACATATCGACGAAAATGACTTTCAGCAACTCATGGAGCAACGTAAAGCGGAAGTGGCAGAAATTATCATCAACTCGATAAAATACAAATGA
- a CDS encoding TolC family protein: MWNLGAFAQEPLSLEACYILAEKAYPLSRQSALLGEKSDYEQSEIRKTALPQLSLNGSATWQSEVIKIPLEMPGTNINPPNKDQYRATVDVEQLIYNGNSIAKRAALKEAELKAEQQQVEVTLYGLKNRVNQYFFNALLLQEQSDMLEAKQKQLEARLGELASAVKFGTVLPSEKNVLHAEFLMVHQEKIRVKKDKETALNQLSALISAEIDSAVRLLKPDISIIQAKGLQRPELRFYDLKSEELTQRQKLMGVENYPRLLGFAQAGYGNPGLNMLNNNFEDFYIVGARLRWRFFDWGRTRDKKQALEIAKEIMTTEKETFVLNNNTALQLAMNEIDKYRTLLQADRKIVALRQSIVSSSQSQLKNGVITASEFLTEFNKLYSARINQKLHQLQLELAKANYRIVQGYKE; the protein is encoded by the coding sequence ATGTGGAATTTAGGAGCTTTTGCTCAGGAACCGCTTAGCTTGGAAGCGTGTTACATCCTGGCCGAAAAGGCATATCCCCTGTCGCGGCAAAGTGCTTTGCTCGGGGAAAAATCAGATTACGAACAATCGGAAATTAGAAAGACTGCTTTGCCCCAGCTAAGCTTGAACGGCAGTGCCACCTGGCAGTCGGAGGTGATTAAAATCCCCTTGGAAATGCCCGGTACAAATATTAACCCTCCCAACAAGGATCAATATCGGGCAACCGTAGATGTAGAGCAACTTATTTATAACGGCAACAGTATTGCCAAGCGCGCTGCCCTGAAAGAGGCCGAACTAAAAGCCGAGCAGCAACAGGTAGAAGTCACATTGTACGGACTTAAAAATCGGGTAAACCAATATTTTTTCAATGCCTTGTTGCTTCAGGAACAAAGCGATATGCTGGAGGCTAAGCAAAAGCAATTGGAAGCCCGATTGGGTGAGTTAGCCTCTGCCGTGAAATTTGGGACGGTATTGCCATCGGAAAAAAATGTTTTACATGCCGAGTTTTTAATGGTTCACCAGGAAAAAATCCGGGTAAAAAAGGACAAGGAAACCGCTTTAAACCAACTTTCGGCCCTGATATCTGCGGAAATTGATTCGGCCGTAAGGTTATTAAAACCGGACATATCTATTATACAGGCTAAGGGTTTGCAACGTCCCGAATTGAGGTTTTACGACTTGAAAAGTGAAGAACTTACCCAACGTCAGAAATTGATGGGCGTCGAGAATTATCCCAGGCTTTTGGGATTTGCACAAGCCGGTTATGGTAATCCCGGACTGAATATGCTGAACAATAATTTTGAAGATTTTTATATTGTGGGTGCCCGGCTAAGGTGGCGCTTTTTTGACTGGGGTAGAACCAGGGATAAGAAACAAGCCCTGGAAATTGCGAAGGAAATAATGACCACGGAAAAAGAAACCTTTGTACTGAACAACAACACGGCACTGCAACTGGCCATGAACGAAATAGATAAATACCGCACCCTTTTGCAAGCCGACCGGAAAATTGTGGCGCTAAGGCAATCCATTGTATCCAGCAGCCAATCACAACTAAAGAACGGGGTCATTACCGCTTCGGAATTTCTTACGGAATTTAACAAATTATACAGTGCCCGCATAAATCAGAAATTACACCAGCTGCAGTTGGAGCTCGCCAAGGCTAATTACAGGATAGTACAGGGATATAAGGAATAA